A single region of the Candidatus Parcubacteria bacterium genome encodes:
- a CDS encoding prolyl-tRNA synthetase, which yields MKQSHLFTRTRKEAPKDEVAKNAQLLIRAGFINKEMAGVYSYLPLGLRVFKKIENIIREEMNALGGQEVVLSSFHPKENWVATGRWTSMDDLYKVADSSGREVALGPTHEEIIVPILKQFVSSYKDLPQAAYQFQNKFRMELRAKSGILRGREFVMKDLYSFHADEADFEKFYEAAKESYVRIFEKVGIGHLTYVTFASGGTFAKYSHEFQAITDAGEDIIYYDKDKRIAVNKEVYEDEILKNLGLDKGSLVEAKSIEVGNIFSLKTKYSDPFSLAYTDATGTVHPVLMGCYGIGLGRLMGTVVEILADEKGLVWPKSIAPFDLHLLPLGEPGSAAYKEAESLKAELEKEGFEVLMDDRDARPGEKFADADLIGIPLRAVISAQSLEKGGIELKGRTDKDARIVSKEELLTQLRS from the coding sequence ATGAAGCAATCTCATCTCTTCACCCGCACCAGGAAGGAGGCTCCCAAGGATGAGGTGGCTAAGAATGCACAGCTCCTCATACGCGCCGGATTCATAAATAAGGAGATGGCAGGTGTGTATTCCTATCTCCCCTTGGGCCTTCGTGTCTTCAAGAAGATCGAGAACATCATCCGTGAGGAGATGAATGCCCTCGGAGGCCAGGAGGTGGTCCTCTCTTCCTTCCATCCCAAGGAGAACTGGGTGGCTACTGGCCGTTGGACCAGTATGGACGATCTCTACAAGGTGGCGGATAGCTCGGGCAGGGAAGTGGCGCTCGGTCCTACGCACGAGGAGATTATCGTGCCCATCCTCAAGCAGTTTGTTTCTTCCTACAAGGATCTGCCGCAGGCGGCCTATCAATTCCAGAACAAGTTCCGCATGGAGCTGCGCGCTAAGAGCGGCATCCTTCGTGGACGTGAGTTCGTGATGAAGGACCTCTATTCCTTCCATGCGGACGAAGCCGATTTCGAGAAATTCTATGAGGCAGCCAAGGAATCCTATGTGCGCATTTTTGAGAAGGTCGGCATCGGGCATCTTACCTATGTGACCTTCGCTTCCGGCGGCACCTTTGCCAAATACTCCCATGAATTCCAGGCTATTACGGATGCAGGAGAGGACATCATCTATTACGACAAGGACAAAAGGATTGCAGTAAACAAAGAAGTCTACGAAGACGAGATATTAAAGAACCTCGGGCTCGATAAGGGATCTCTCGTCGAAGCAAAATCTATCGAGGTGGGCAATATCTTCAGCCTCAAGACCAAGTATTCCGATCCCTTCTCTCTCGCTTACACGGACGCGACGGGCACTGTGCATCCGGTCCTCATGGGTTGCTACGGTATTGGGCTCGGACGCCTCATGGGCACAGTCGTAGAGATTCTCGCGGACGAGAAGGGACTGGTCTGGCCTAAGAGCATCGCTCCCTTCGACCTTCACCTCCTGCCTCTCGGCGAGCCTGGTTCGGCGGCCTACAAGGAAGCTGAGAGCCTCAAGGCAGAACTCGAGAAAGAAGGTTTTGAAGTCCTCATGGACGACCGCGACGCGCGTCCTGGAGAGAAATTCGCGGACGCTGACCTCATCGGCATCCCGCTCCGCGCTGTCATCAGCGCACAGTCTCTGGAGAAGGGCGGTATCGAACTCAAGGGTCGTACTGACAAAGACGCCCGTATCGTTTCCAAAGAAGAATTACTGACACAGCTCCGCTCCTAA